The following coding sequences are from one Wenzhouxiangella sp. AB-CW3 window:
- a CDS encoding methyltransferase family protein, producing the protein MPVPTWAARLRRLTTWLVEDALGGPRPWKFAWVINFQKVGTFPFLALLMWLYGNTSTAVWVYLALHGSYGIAWLVKDVAFPDAGWQKRITVAGGINAFLGVLGWYWVFGWLLIAGHGGDYPLPEGAWFALCITLCLLGTVIMVAADAQKYFTLRLEKGLITDGLHRHIRHPNYLGEMMIYLSFALMVWHWLPFVVLAWVWGGVFAVNMIHKEASMARHAEWPGYRSRTWWVIPGVF; encoded by the coding sequence ATGCCAGTCCCCACATGGGCCGCCCGCCTTCGCCGACTGACGACCTGGCTGGTCGAAGACGCCCTTGGCGGCCCGCGTCCGTGGAAATTTGCCTGGGTCATCAACTTCCAGAAAGTCGGAACCTTCCCTTTTCTGGCCCTGCTGATGTGGCTCTACGGCAACACATCCACCGCCGTCTGGGTCTACCTGGCCCTGCATGGGAGCTACGGGATCGCCTGGCTGGTCAAGGATGTGGCTTTCCCCGATGCCGGCTGGCAGAAACGAATCACCGTCGCCGGAGGCATCAACGCATTTCTGGGCGTGCTGGGCTGGTACTGGGTATTCGGCTGGCTACTCATCGCCGGTCACGGCGGCGACTATCCACTGCCCGAAGGCGCCTGGTTCGCCCTGTGCATCACGCTGTGCCTGCTCGGCACAGTCATCATGGTGGCCGCCGACGCACAGAAGTACTTTACCCTGCGGCTAGAAAAAGGCCTGATCACCGACGGCCTGCATCGCCACATTCGCCATCCCAACTACCTTGGCGAAATGATGATCTACCTGAGCTTCGCCCTGATGGTCTGGCACTGGCTGCCATTCGTGGTGCTGGCCTGGGTCTGGGGCGGGGTGTTCGCCGTCAACATGATCCACAAGGAAGCGAGCATGGCGCGGCATGCCGAGTGGCCAGGGTATCGCTCTCGCACCTGGTGGGTGATTCCCGGCGTTTTCTGA
- a CDS encoding M3 family metallopeptidase, producing the protein MRVTLIACLMITAALLVSACSEPPEPPEPPAEPTPPAEPAEAVDEAPETEEDTNPLLVESDLPYGMPPFDQIEDEHFREALEVGMAEHAEEIEAIAGNPEPPTFQNTIVAMEAAGQVLGYVGRVFSNLAGANTSDTLQDIQREMAPKMSAHQDAINLNPDLFARIETLYEQRDELDLDAESLRLLEEYYIRFVRAGAQLSEEEKDTLREINSELAELGTEFSQKVLAEVNDSAVVFDNREALAGLSDSAIDRAASEAADRDLEEGHYVITLLNTSGQPPLADLDNRESRQRVHEASLNRGSRGNEHDTRDIVRRVVELRARRAEMLGYDTHADYILERQTAGSVETVNDMHRQVVPIAFEAARAEGADIQEIINETEEEPFELASWDWSYYAEKVRQRRYDFDESQIRPYFELDNVLKDGVFYSAEKLFGITFEERTDLPTYHPDVRVWEAFEEDGTGIGLMLTDLYSRSNKRGGAWMNSYRIHSGLLGGHSVTGNHLNIPKPPEGEPTLMTWDEVTTLFHEFGHVIHGLFSDVEYPTFAATSVPRDFVEYPSQVYEMWAAWPEVLANYARHYETGEQIPQDLLDRVLAAETFNQGFRTAEYISASVIDQEWHQLTADEVPPLDEVMDFEAQVLADWEMDYTPVPPRYRTPYFSHIMGGYSAGYYSYIWSEILDADSVLWIKENGGLDRETGQHLRDTILSQGGSKDAMELYQDFAGRLPTIEPVLERRGLIDDEG; encoded by the coding sequence GTGAGAGTCACACTGATTGCCTGCCTGATGATCACGGCGGCGCTGCTGGTTTCCGCCTGCAGCGAACCGCCCGAACCGCCGGAGCCGCCGGCTGAACCCACCCCGCCGGCCGAACCGGCCGAAGCCGTGGATGAAGCCCCGGAGACCGAGGAAGACACCAACCCGCTGCTCGTCGAGAGTGACCTGCCCTACGGCATGCCGCCGTTTGACCAGATCGAGGACGAGCACTTCCGCGAAGCGCTGGAAGTCGGCATGGCCGAGCATGCCGAAGAGATTGAAGCCATTGCCGGCAACCCCGAACCGCCGACCTTCCAGAACACCATCGTGGCCATGGAAGCTGCCGGCCAGGTGCTTGGTTATGTCGGTCGCGTGTTTTCCAACCTCGCCGGCGCCAACACCAGCGATACGCTTCAGGACATTCAGCGTGAAATGGCCCCGAAGATGTCGGCCCACCAGGATGCCATCAACCTCAATCCCGATCTGTTCGCCCGTATCGAAACGCTCTACGAACAGCGCGACGAGCTGGACCTGGATGCCGAATCGCTTAGGCTGCTCGAGGAGTATTACATCCGCTTCGTGCGCGCCGGCGCGCAACTGAGCGAAGAAGAGAAAGACACCCTGCGCGAGATCAACAGCGAGCTGGCCGAACTGGGCACCGAGTTCAGCCAGAAAGTGCTGGCCGAGGTCAACGATTCGGCTGTGGTGTTCGACAATCGCGAAGCCCTGGCCGGCCTGAGCGACTCGGCCATCGACCGTGCCGCCTCGGAGGCCGCCGACCGCGATCTGGAAGAAGGTCACTACGTCATCACCCTGCTCAACACCTCCGGTCAGCCGCCACTGGCCGACCTCGACAATCGCGAGTCACGCCAGCGCGTTCACGAAGCCTCGCTCAACCGGGGTTCGCGCGGTAACGAGCACGACACCCGCGATATCGTCAGGCGAGTGGTCGAGCTGCGTGCCCGTCGTGCTGAAATGCTGGGCTACGACACCCATGCCGACTACATCCTCGAGCGTCAGACCGCCGGGTCGGTCGAGACCGTCAACGACATGCATCGCCAGGTCGTACCGATTGCATTCGAAGCGGCCCGGGCCGAAGGCGCCGACATCCAGGAGATCATCAACGAGACCGAAGAAGAGCCATTCGAACTGGCCTCCTGGGACTGGTCGTACTATGCCGAGAAAGTACGGCAGCGCCGCTACGACTTCGACGAATCACAGATCCGTCCCTATTTCGAGCTCGATAACGTGCTCAAAGACGGCGTGTTCTACTCGGCCGAGAAGCTGTTCGGCATTACCTTTGAAGAGCGTACCGACCTGCCGACCTACCACCCCGACGTACGAGTATGGGAAGCCTTTGAAGAAGACGGTACCGGCATCGGCCTGATGCTCACCGATCTGTACTCGCGCTCCAACAAGCGCGGCGGCGCCTGGATGAATTCCTACCGCATTCATTCCGGCCTGCTGGGTGGCCACTCGGTCACCGGCAACCACCTCAACATTCCCAAGCCGCCGGAAGGCGAGCCCACGCTGATGACCTGGGACGAAGTCACCACCCTGTTCCACGAATTCGGTCACGTCATCCACGGCCTGTTCTCCGACGTCGAATACCCGACCTTCGCCGCCACCTCGGTGCCGCGCGATTTCGTCGAGTATCCCTCGCAGGTCTACGAAATGTGGGCCGCATGGCCGGAAGTGCTGGCCAACTACGCGCGCCACTACGAAACCGGCGAGCAGATCCCGCAGGACCTGCTCGACCGCGTACTGGCCGCCGAAACCTTCAACCAGGGTTTCCGCACCGCCGAATACATCTCCGCCTCGGTCATCGACCAGGAATGGCACCAGCTGACAGCTGACGAAGTACCGCCGCTCGATGAAGTCATGGACTTCGAAGCCCAGGTACTGGCCGACTGGGAGATGGACTACACACCGGTGCCGCCGCGCTATCGCACGCCGTACTTCTCGCACATCATGGGCGGCTATTCAGCCGGCTACTACTCCTACATCTGGAGCGAGATTCTCGACGCCGACAGCGTGCTGTGGATCAAGGAAAATGGCGGACTCGACCGCGAAACCGGCCAGCACCTGCGCGACACCATCCTGTCGCAGGGCGGCAGCAAAGACGCCATGGAGCTCTACCAGGACTTCGCCGGCCGCCTGCCCACCATCGAGCCCGTACTCGAACGCCGCGGCCTGATCGACGACGAAGGCTGA
- a CDS encoding PIN domain nuclease — translation MILVDTSVWIDYLRGQDTAATRLLESLLGDDLPVAITGVIYQEILQGADSPESFQRLTEYFGTQRFLHPQDPVLSHNRAADLYLQCRRAGLTIRSTIDCLIAQIAIEHNARLLQDDRDFLHLQRVIPDLQLMVPGQVR, via the coding sequence GTGATCCTGGTCGATACCTCCGTTTGGATCGACTATCTGCGTGGTCAGGATACCGCCGCCACGCGGTTGCTCGAGAGCCTCCTTGGCGATGACCTGCCAGTAGCAATCACTGGCGTCATTTATCAGGAGATTCTTCAGGGGGCAGACTCGCCAGAGAGTTTTCAGCGTCTGACCGAGTACTTCGGCACCCAACGATTTCTGCATCCTCAAGATCCTGTCCTGAGTCACAATCGTGCCGCCGATCTCTACCTGCAGTGCCGACGAGCTGGCCTCACGATCCGCAGCACCATAGACTGCCTGATTGCGCAGATCGCCATCGAGCACAATGCCCGTTTGCTGCAAGACGACCGGGATTTCCTGCATTTGCAACGCGTCATCCCCGACCTGCAGTTGATGGTGCCCGGGCAGGTTAGATAG
- a CDS encoding FAD-dependent oxidoreductase gives MIEDIRQALDDGDHRQFDVVIVGAGPAGMSLALELRGSGLKVALLEAGGRSHPDADAMALYEADTSGIPYPLPASRQRFFGGTSNHWGGWCRPLDDIDFATRDWMPMSGWPIGPDDLAEGYRRANDILEIDSDNYNDPAVVSDSDVLPVADGSGFRNRLFRFSPPTRFSERYGEALERDPDTVVFLHATVTGMDHQNGRVKLVHVATLEGQRFTLSAGRFVLATGGLEVPRLLLHTATSESPALGNQSGLLGRCFMDHFGYAPGYLMTRSELRYTRFPGRDGYVMPVLAPDQALIRRERLNNACMTLQPVEPDAVWPPEALATTPGAGRALDSEAWRYRVTLINEPSPNPDSRVTLSDELDDLGMRRLHLHWLVADADFEAIDRLVHALGYWIGSSGLGRLQFARPVDDNARDGLSGGLHHMGTARMSADAEQGVVDPDCRVFGTDNLYLASSAVFPTAGYANPTLTIVALATRLAGHLRRGEA, from the coding sequence GTGATCGAAGACATTCGACAAGCCCTGGACGATGGCGATCATCGTCAGTTCGACGTGGTCATCGTGGGAGCGGGCCCGGCTGGCATGAGTCTGGCGCTGGAGTTGCGTGGGTCGGGGCTGAAGGTTGCACTGCTGGAAGCCGGCGGTCGCAGCCATCCCGATGCCGATGCCATGGCCCTGTACGAGGCCGATACAAGCGGCATTCCTTACCCGCTTCCGGCTTCGCGCCAGCGCTTTTTCGGCGGCACCAGCAATCACTGGGGCGGGTGGTGCCGGCCGCTGGATGACATCGACTTCGCGACGCGCGACTGGATGCCGATGAGTGGCTGGCCCATCGGCCCGGATGACCTGGCCGAAGGCTATCGACGGGCCAACGACATCCTGGAAATCGACAGCGACAACTACAACGACCCGGCCGTCGTCAGCGACTCCGATGTGCTGCCCGTAGCCGATGGATCGGGGTTTCGCAACCGCCTGTTCCGATTCAGCCCGCCCACACGTTTTTCCGAACGTTACGGCGAGGCGCTGGAGCGCGATCCGGACACGGTGGTGTTTCTGCATGCCACTGTGACCGGCATGGACCACCAGAACGGCCGGGTGAAGTTGGTACATGTCGCCACCCTGGAAGGGCAGCGCTTCACCCTTTCGGCGGGACGCTTCGTGCTGGCCACCGGTGGCCTGGAAGTGCCACGACTGCTGTTGCATACCGCCACCAGTGAAAGCCCCGCGCTGGGCAATCAGTCCGGTTTGCTGGGGCGTTGTTTCATGGATCATTTCGGTTATGCGCCCGGCTACCTGATGACGCGATCCGAGTTGCGCTACACGCGGTTTCCCGGTCGCGACGGGTATGTCATGCCAGTACTCGCGCCCGACCAGGCCCTGATCAGGCGCGAGCGCCTGAACAACGCCTGCATGACGCTGCAGCCGGTCGAGCCCGATGCGGTCTGGCCGCCGGAGGCCCTGGCGACGACACCCGGGGCGGGCAGGGCGCTGGACAGCGAGGCCTGGCGTTATCGAGTGACCTTGATCAACGAGCCCAGCCCCAATCCGGACAGCCGGGTTACTTTGTCCGACGAGCTGGATGATCTGGGTATGCGGCGCTTGCATTTGCACTGGTTGGTGGCCGACGCCGATTTCGAGGCTATCGACCGGCTGGTTCATGCCCTGGGTTACTGGATTGGCAGCAGCGGACTGGGGCGCCTGCAGTTTGCCCGGCCTGTCGATGACAACGCACGCGACGGTCTTTCCGGCGGATTGCATCACATGGGTACTGCCCGCATGAGCGCCGATGCCGAGCAGGGCGTGGTCGATCCGGACTGCCGCGTGTTCGGCACCGATAACCTCTACTTGGCCTCCAGCGCGGTGTTTCCAACGGCCGGATACGCCAACCCTACACTGACCATCGTGGCACTGGCCACGCGCCTGGCCGGACACTTGCGGAGGGGTGAGGCATGA
- a CDS encoding type II toxin-antitoxin system VapB family antitoxin, with product MRTNIELDDELLQAAFRYAGVKTKRELVDLALREFVEQHRRKDLRELRGQGGISADYDHRALRERDRSS from the coding sequence ATGCGAACCAACATAGAACTGGATGACGAACTGCTCCAGGCCGCATTCCGCTATGCGGGAGTGAAAACCAAACGCGAACTGGTCGATCTCGCTCTGCGTGAATTCGTTGAGCAGCATCGCCGCAAGGATCTGAGAGAGCTCCGCGGGCAGGGCGGCATAAGTGCCGACTATGACCACCGCGCCTTGCGCGAGCGTGACCGCTCCTCGTGA